A stretch of Aeromicrobium tamlense DNA encodes these proteins:
- the zwf gene encoding glucose-6-phosphate dehydrogenase: MSPNPLRDPRDRRLPRIAGPCTVVMFGVTGDLARKKLIPAIYDLANRGLLPPGFGLVGFARRDWGDGTFAALLKKAAKAGARTEWSETVWKQLAAGIKFVPGQFDDDDAWEELAKTLTKLDERQGTGGNHAFYLSIPPGLFPTVVSKIDEHGLAKPGTGWRRVVIEKPFGHDLESAKELNQLIGNVFESESVFRIDHYLGKETVQNILALRFANQMFEPVWNAQYVDHVQITMAEDIGIGSRAGYYDGIGAARDVIQNHLLQLLALVAMEEPVAFDASSLRVEKQKVLRSLRLPADLDKHSAHAQYVEGWAGGQPVVGYLEEEGTDPKSLTETYAALRLDIETRRWAGVPFYLRTGKRLGRRVTEVAVVFKKAPHLPFESNDVTELGHNALVMRIQPDEGVTMRFGAKVPGTTMEIRDVNMDFVYGGSFVESSPEAYERLILDVLLGDPPLFPQHREVELSWKILDPVIEHWSRKRTIDTYQAGTWGPQSAVDMLARDGRVWRRP; encoded by the coding sequence ATGAGCCCCAACCCACTGCGCGACCCGCGCGACCGCCGCCTTCCCCGGATCGCCGGACCCTGCACCGTCGTGATGTTCGGCGTCACGGGCGACCTCGCGCGCAAGAAGCTGATCCCCGCGATCTACGACCTGGCCAACCGCGGCCTGCTGCCGCCGGGCTTCGGCCTCGTCGGCTTCGCCCGTCGCGACTGGGGCGACGGAACGTTCGCCGCGCTGCTGAAGAAGGCCGCCAAGGCCGGCGCCCGCACCGAGTGGAGCGAGACCGTCTGGAAGCAGCTGGCCGCCGGCATCAAGTTCGTCCCGGGGCAATTCGACGACGACGACGCGTGGGAGGAGCTGGCCAAGACCCTCACGAAGCTCGACGAGCGCCAGGGCACGGGCGGCAACCACGCCTTCTACCTGTCGATCCCGCCGGGCCTGTTCCCCACCGTCGTGTCCAAGATCGACGAGCACGGACTGGCCAAGCCCGGCACGGGCTGGCGCCGCGTGGTCATCGAGAAGCCCTTCGGGCACGACCTCGAGTCCGCCAAGGAGCTCAACCAGCTGATCGGCAACGTCTTCGAGTCCGAGTCGGTCTTCCGGATCGACCACTACCTGGGCAAGGAGACGGTGCAGAACATCCTCGCGCTGCGGTTCGCGAACCAGATGTTCGAGCCCGTCTGGAACGCCCAGTACGTCGACCACGTGCAGATCACGATGGCCGAGGACATCGGCATCGGCTCGCGCGCGGGCTACTACGACGGCATCGGCGCCGCCCGCGACGTCATCCAGAACCACCTGCTCCAGCTGCTGGCCCTCGTGGCGATGGAGGAGCCCGTCGCGTTCGACGCCTCCAGCCTGCGGGTCGAGAAGCAGAAGGTCCTGCGCAGCCTGCGGCTTCCCGCCGACCTCGACAAGCACTCGGCGCACGCGCAGTACGTCGAGGGCTGGGCGGGCGGTCAGCCCGTCGTCGGGTACCTCGAGGAGGAGGGCACCGATCCGAAGTCCCTCACCGAGACCTATGCCGCGCTGCGCCTCGACATCGAGACGCGCCGCTGGGCCGGCGTCCCGTTCTACCTGCGCACCGGGAAGCGACTGGGCCGGCGGGTCACCGAGGTCGCGGTCGTGTTCAAGAAGGCGCCGCACCTGCCCTTCGAGAGCAACGACGTGACCGAGCTCGGGCACAACGCCCTCGTGATGCGCATCCAGCCCGACGAGGGCGTCACGATGCGGTTCGGGGCCAAGGTGCCCGGCACCACGATGGAGATCCGCGACGTCAACATGGACTTCGTCTACGGCGGCTCGTTCGTCGAGAGCAGCCCCGAGGCGTACGAGCGGCTCATCCTCGACGTGCTGCTCGGCGACCCGCCGCTGTTCCCGCAGCACCGGGAGGTCGAGCTGTCCTGGAAGATCCTCGATCCGGTGATCGAGCATTGGTCGCGCAAGCGCACGATCGACACCTACCAGGCCGGCACGTGGGGCCCGCAGTCCGCGGTCGACATGCTGGCTCGCGACGGCCGCGTCTGGAGGCGACCCTGA
- the secG gene encoding preprotein translocase subunit SecG, which translates to MVIAFSVLLALSSLLMIVLVLMHKGRGGGLSDMFGGGVSSSLSGSSVAERNLDRITIGVAVVWVVCVFALGLLLKVSN; encoded by the coding sequence GTGGTCATCGCGTTCTCCGTGCTGCTCGCCCTGAGCAGCCTGCTCATGATCGTCCTCGTGCTGATGCACAAGGGCCGAGGCGGCGGTCTCTCCGACATGTTCGGCGGCGGCGTCTCGAGCTCGCTCAGCGGGTCGTCGGTCGCCGAGCGCAACCTCGACCGGATCACCATCGGCGTCGCCGTCGTGTGGGTCGTGTGCGTCTTCGCGCTCGGCCTGCTGCTGAAGGTCAGCAACTGA
- the pgl gene encoding 6-phosphogluconolactonase, protein MTIQIFDSANDLALAVSRQLAARVQSVTAAGRPPRIVLTGGTIAGRIYGRLSGENADWTRAEYWWGDERFVPEGHEDRNDRQAREGFLDRLGVPADHVHAMPAHGCDLSMADAADAYAKTLPEDPFDVVLLGVGPDAHIASLFPGHPQVHETERRAVEVLDSPKPPPQRITLTYPALNHTRATWFVVSGADKAEAVARAMSGTPIDEAPAAGARGLEETLWFLDTAAASKLPR, encoded by the coding sequence ATGACGATCCAGATCTTCGACAGCGCGAACGACCTCGCCCTCGCGGTGTCACGCCAGCTGGCCGCACGCGTGCAGTCGGTCACCGCCGCCGGCCGGCCGCCGCGGATCGTGCTCACTGGCGGCACCATCGCCGGGAGGATCTACGGCCGATTGTCCGGCGAGAACGCCGACTGGACCCGCGCCGAGTACTGGTGGGGCGACGAGCGCTTCGTCCCCGAGGGCCACGAGGACCGCAACGACCGCCAGGCGCGCGAGGGCTTCCTCGACCGCCTCGGCGTCCCGGCCGACCACGTGCACGCCATGCCCGCGCACGGCTGCGACCTGTCGATGGCCGACGCCGCCGACGCCTACGCGAAGACGCTGCCCGAGGACCCGTTCGACGTCGTGCTGCTCGGCGTCGGGCCGGACGCCCACATCGCCTCGCTCTTCCCCGGCCACCCCCAGGTGCACGAGACCGAGCGTCGCGCCGTCGAGGTCCTCGACTCCCCCAAGCCGCCGCCGCAGCGCATCACGCTGACCTACCCGGCGCTCAACCACACGCGGGCGACCTGGTTCGTCGTGTCGGGCGCCGACAAGGCCGAGGCCGTCGCGAGGGCGATGAGCGGCACCCCGATCGACGAGGCGCCCGCCGCCGGCGCCCGCGGCCTCGAGGAGACCCTGTGGTTCCTCGACACCGCCGCGGCCTCGAAGCTGCCGCGCTGA
- a CDS encoding RNA polymerase-binding protein RbpA, protein MMAAGAIRGSRIGAGPMGEAERGEAAPRQAVSYFCTNDHAVTLNFAIEAEVPVEWDCPKCGMPASMDSDNRPDAPKTEPYKTHLAYVKERRSETEAADILKEALDTLRSKRKTGEIIF, encoded by the coding sequence CTGATGGCCGCCGGAGCGATTCGCGGCAGCCGCATCGGCGCCGGCCCCATGGGCGAGGCCGAGCGTGGCGAGGCCGCACCGCGCCAGGCCGTCTCGTACTTCTGCACGAACGACCACGCGGTCACGCTGAACTTCGCCATCGAGGCCGAGGTGCCGGTGGAGTGGGACTGCCCGAAGTGCGGCATGCCCGCCAGCATGGACTCGGACAACCGGCCCGACGCGCCGAAGACCGAGCCCTACAAGACGCACCTGGCCTACGTGAAGGAGCGCCGCTCCGAGACCGAGGCCGCCGACATCCTCAAGGAAGCCCTCGACACCCTGCGCAGCAAGCGCAAGACCGGCGAGATCATCTTCTGA
- a CDS encoding glucose-6-phosphate dehydrogenase assembly protein OpcA codes for MDLTLEDTNAASVAKALTKGRSLAGSPAMDMVLTFLIVTDDENVAEAMKAANVLQHEHPSRVLGVILGDGRGKPRLNARVRVGAGSPGESVLLRMSGPLVKHAESAVLPLLLPDSPVVVWWPGVGPLEPSLDPIGRLARRRLTDSERTPAPVQWLHKLAPGYDPGDTDLAWTRLTLWRALLAAALDQTSGSATGGRILADDINPVAVLLQAWLECRLGVPIEFVDDDSGSQIQRVTLFTDVGDIDIRRTDEMACEFSVPGSSPRIVPIRRRTIPELLAEDLRRLDADEIYGETLQHLVTGKDR; via the coding sequence ATGGACCTGACCCTCGAGGACACCAACGCCGCGTCGGTGGCCAAGGCCCTGACCAAGGGACGCTCGCTCGCGGGCAGTCCCGCGATGGACATGGTGCTCACGTTCCTCATCGTCACCGACGACGAGAACGTCGCTGAGGCGATGAAGGCCGCGAACGTGCTGCAGCACGAGCACCCCTCCCGCGTCCTGGGCGTGATCCTGGGCGACGGGCGGGGCAAGCCGCGCCTCAACGCTCGCGTGCGCGTCGGCGCCGGGTCCCCGGGCGAGTCCGTGCTCCTGCGCATGTCCGGCCCGCTCGTGAAGCACGCGGAGTCCGCCGTGCTCCCCCTGCTGCTGCCCGACTCCCCCGTGGTCGTCTGGTGGCCCGGCGTGGGCCCGCTGGAGCCGTCGCTCGATCCGATCGGCCGCCTGGCTCGACGCCGGCTCACCGACTCCGAGCGCACGCCGGCGCCGGTGCAGTGGCTGCACAAGCTCGCGCCCGGCTACGACCCGGGCGACACCGACCTCGCGTGGACCCGTCTCACCCTGTGGCGCGCCCTGCTGGCCGCCGCGCTCGACCAGACCTCGGGGTCGGCCACCGGTGGCCGCATCCTGGCCGACGACATCAACCCCGTCGCCGTGCTCCTGCAGGCCTGGCTCGAGTGCCGCCTCGGCGTGCCGATCGAGTTCGTCGACGACGACTCCGGCTCGCAGATCCAGCGCGTCACGCTCTTCACCGACGTGGGCGACATCGACATCCGGCGCACCGACGAGATGGCCTGCGAGTTCAGCGTGCCGGGATCGTCGCCGCGCATCGTGCCGATCCGACGCCGCACGATCCCCGAGCTGCTCGCCGAGGACCTGCGCCGCCTCGACGCCGACGAGATCTACGGCGAGACCCTGCAGCACCTGGTCACCGGAAAGGACCGATGA